Proteins co-encoded in one Astyanax mexicanus isolate ESR-SI-001 chromosome 1, AstMex3_surface, whole genome shotgun sequence genomic window:
- the LOC111191847 gene encoding trace amine-associated receptor 1-like produces MKEAPQVHGYGRDPHFHLLHYKQLDFRMNLSQGELVDITPVCYDFLNGSCPKIVYPLFLKVPLYLFLSSVVILTVFGNLFVIIIIIHFKQLHMPTNYLVLSLAVTDLLLGGILMPPSMVRSVETCWYLGPLFYRYYAVCHPLLYHSKITPFTTLIMIFICWSVSALAGFGTIFLELNILGVEEFYYENVVCEGGCVLFESAAASTASSLLAFYFPGVVMLSIYMKIFRVAQKQAKSIQESKCKNNLKSMLNKEQRKATKTLAVVLGVFLALWTPFFVCYIMNPFISYSVPPVFIEMFAWIGLMNSTCNPIVYAFFYTWFRKAFRVALSGQIFQPGSSRMKLFSN; encoded by the exons ATGAAAGAAGCCCCACAAGTTCATGGTTATGGTCGTGATCCCCACTTCCACCT GTTGCATTACAAACAGTTGGACTTCAGAATGAACTTAAGCCAGGGTGAATTAGTAGACATTACTCCTGTTTgttatgattttttaaatggaTCTTGTCCGAAGATTGTCTATCCTCTGTTTTTGAAAGTGCCACTTTACTTGTTTCTCAGTTCAGTGGTGATTTTAACTGTTTTTGGAAACCTTTTtgtaatcataataattattcattttaagcaGCTGCACATGCCAACTAACTACCTTGTATTGTCTTTAGCTGTAACTGATCTGCTGCTGGGGGGGATTCTGATGCCTCCTAGTATGGTACGCTCTGTAGAAACTTGCTGGTATTTGGGTCCTTTGTTCT ACAGATATTATGCTGTGTGTCATCCTCTGCTGTATCACAGCAAAATCACCCCCTTTACAACATTAATCATGATTTTTATCTGCTGGAGTGTCTCCGCTTTAGCTGGATTTGGAACAATATTTCTAGAGCTGAATATTCTGGGAGTTGAAGAGTTTTACTATGAGAATGTTGTGTGTGAAGGAGGCTGTGTGttgtttgaaagtgcagctgcAAGCACTGCTTCCTCCTTACTCGCCTTTTATTTCCCAGGTGTTGTGATGCTCAGTATATACATGAAAATATTCCGTGTTGCACAAAAGCAAGCAAAATCTATTCAAgaatcaaaatgtaaaaacaatttaaaatcaaTGTTAAACAAAGAGCAAAGAAAAGCCACCAAGACCTTGGCTGTGGTTTTGGGCGTGTTCCTGGCACTTTGGACACCATTTTTTGTCTGTTATATTATGAATCCTTTTATCAGTTACTCAGTTCCTCCAGTATTCATTGAAATGTTTGCTTGGATTGGACTTATGAATTCAACATGTAACCCTATTGTTTATGCTTTCTTCTACACATGGTTTCGAAAAGCATTCAGAGTGGCTTTATCAGGTCA